From a single Thermodesulfobacteriota bacterium genomic region:
- a CDS encoding HlyD family efflux transporter periplasmic adaptor subunit has product MAAPRPVLRQDLVILPRLDGEGSFRYLVRDPRSGELFDLGEEEIFLCQQLDGSRERAAVGAAFAERFGKPISDDSLGAFIRHLGSLGLLAQRTGEETLVGADEGTKHRLGNPDRLLTFLKGQLGWCFSSFGLGLVAALACLALGVAAAHGGDLLHELRMIGRQRIMVAVPLFWIFGIIPAAEGVKALACQVRGGHVHEICLVWVYRVIPHIYANLSDVFWVMDKKARLRVLRAGLIFRLVLISLGLLVWVNVAPGSTLRTFSALFVCAAVINLVLEALPLLQRDGYLLFAAWTEQRDLWYRARTLLKAQVLGRPQPEPLAAGEGRRFLVFGLLAWLAQYGLLALVLSAVGLELVERFQGVGAGLFLIILGLRCEPFLRGQLERLPGRASLPVLANQHGRVWLSRLVWIVLLLGFAVVLFLPYPYEVGGEFRIVPGTQYGVRAPVAGEVETVTVVEGQAVKKGDVVAVFQTRDARMRVEAAQAAVDDLKARLRLLREGAKPEEIALAEQQVSAAAKAAEYSQAQARRYEEMARGKAASAEELETALRSRDLDRERLELARRGLALARSGARGAEIQAAEAELRRQEVLLDHAREDLRLTTVVSPADGRIITPRVEETRGQYLAEGELFLVVECDGPLRAEVEVPEDEITDVVPGARVRLRTWADPDTTYLGSVREIAPVAYDKSLKRVRRTLTQREEAVEQREILRDQGKAVRLVCDLTLPEGMVLRSDMTGWAKIESSTRPVAVAFTRWLVRFVMVEVWSWIP; this is encoded by the coding sequence ATGGCTGCACCAAGACCCGTGCTGCGCCAGGACCTGGTGATCCTGCCGCGCCTGGACGGCGAGGGCTCGTTCCGCTACCTGGTCCGGGACCCCAGAAGCGGCGAGCTGTTTGATCTCGGGGAGGAGGAGATTTTCCTGTGCCAGCAGCTGGATGGCTCCCGGGAGCGGGCGGCGGTGGGCGCGGCCTTTGCCGAGCGCTTCGGCAAGCCGATCAGCGATGACAGCCTGGGGGCCTTCATCCGCCACCTGGGCAGCCTGGGCCTTCTGGCGCAACGTACCGGCGAAGAGACCCTGGTGGGGGCCGACGAGGGCACGAAGCACCGGCTGGGCAATCCGGATCGGCTGTTGACCTTCCTCAAGGGGCAGCTGGGCTGGTGCTTTTCATCTTTCGGCCTGGGGCTGGTGGCGGCTCTGGCCTGTCTGGCCCTGGGAGTGGCCGCGGCCCACGGCGGCGACCTCCTGCACGAGCTGCGGATGATCGGCCGGCAACGGATCATGGTCGCCGTGCCGCTCTTCTGGATCTTCGGCATCATCCCGGCCGCCGAAGGGGTCAAGGCCCTGGCCTGTCAGGTGCGGGGCGGCCATGTCCACGAGATCTGCCTGGTCTGGGTCTACCGGGTGATTCCTCACATCTACGCCAACCTGAGCGACGTGTTCTGGGTCATGGACAAGAAGGCCAGGCTGCGGGTGCTGCGGGCCGGCCTCATCTTCCGGCTGGTGCTGATCTCCCTTGGCCTTCTTGTCTGGGTCAACGTGGCGCCAGGCAGTACGCTGCGCACCTTTTCTGCCCTCTTTGTCTGCGCGGCGGTGATCAACCTCGTTCTGGAGGCCTTGCCCCTCCTGCAGCGGGACGGCTATCTCCTTTTTGCGGCCTGGACCGAGCAGCGGGACCTGTGGTACCGGGCCCGGACCCTGCTCAAGGCCCAGGTCTTGGGCCGGCCGCAGCCGGAGCCGCTGGCAGCCGGGGAAGGGCGGCGCTTCCTGGTCTTCGGCCTTCTGGCCTGGCTGGCCCAGTACGGGCTCCTTGCCCTGGTGCTGAGCGCCGTGGGCCTGGAGCTGGTGGAACGCTTCCAGGGGGTTGGTGCCGGGCTCTTCCTGATCATCCTCGGCCTGCGCTGCGAGCCCTTCCTCCGGGGCCAGCTGGAGCGGCTCCCGGGCCGGGCCTCGCTGCCGGTGCTGGCCAACCAGCACGGCCGGGTGTGGCTCTCCCGGCTGGTGTGGATCGTCCTTCTCCTGGGCTTCGCGGTGGTGCTGTTTCTGCCCTACCCCTACGAGGTGGGTGGCGAATTCCGCATCGTGCCGGGCACCCAGTACGGGGTGCGGGCGCCGGTGGCCGGGGAGGTGGAGACGGTCACGGTGGTGGAAGGGCAGGCGGTCAAGAAGGGCGATGTGGTCGCGGTCTTCCAGACCCGGGATGCCCGCATGCGGGTCGAGGCGGCCCAGGCCGCGGTGGACGACCTCAAGGCCCGGCTGCGCCTGTTGCGGGAAGGCGCCAAGCCCGAGGAGATCGCCCTGGCCGAGCAGCAGGTGAGCGCGGCGGCCAAGGCCGCGGAATACAGCCAGGCCCAGGCCCGGCGCTACGAGGAGATGGCCCGGGGCAAGGCGGCGTCGGCCGAGGAGCTGGAGACCGCCCTGCGCAGCCGGGATCTGGACCGGGAGCGCCTGGAGCTGGCCCGCCGCGGCTTGGCCCTGGCCAGAAGCGGCGCCCGCGGCGCCGAGATCCAGGCCGCCGAGGCGGAGCTGCGGCGCCAGGAGGTCCTGCTGGACCATGCCCGGGAGGACCTGCGCCTGACCACCGTGGTCAGCCCTGCGGACGGCCGCATCATCACCCCCCGGGTGGAGGAGACGCGGGGCCAATACCTGGCCGAGGGCGAGCTCTTCCTGGTGGTGGAATGCGACGGCCCCCTGCGGGCCGAGGTGGAGGTGCCCGAGGATGAGATCACGGACGTCGTGCCGGGCGCCCGGGTGCGCCTGCGGACCTGGGCCGATCCCGACACCACCTACCTGGGCTCGGTGCGGGAGATCGCGCCGGTGGCCTACGACAAGAGCCTGAAGAGGGTGCGCCGCACCCTGACCCAGCGGGAGGAGGCCGTGGAGCAGCGGGAGATCCTGCGGGATCAGGGCAAGGCGGTGCGCCTGGTCTGCGACCTGACGCTGCCCGAGGGCATGGTCCTTAGGAGCGACATGACCGGCTGGGCCAAGATCGAGAGCAGCACCCGGCCGGTGGCGGTGGCCTTCACCCGCTGGCTGGTACGGTTTGTGATGGTGGAGGTCTGGTCCTGGATTCCGTAG
- a CDS encoding TolC family protein, with protein sequence MKRSDAMRVLVTPACLIALAVLVPAAGRSQAPAASLALEQALVLPVAGGVTLMPPVVLSLEEAYHLAGASHEQIVIARQELDKSRLKPDQARSIMLPHAKVDGDYRHLDDDMTRTTQSHLAVPGLGIDQDILVGPTLVAREDQLSTTFSVQQALYQGEYFPLRRAAGHTIDHSREALQETVQEVLFSVATVFYRCVTAKALVATAGQLLDLARKDLAVAQTKVQAGKLTEDAAYRARLSVTRTEAQRLSAQHQLVLARDLLARLTGRSTPVADVVEPAPLLPRGDDLESLLAIAQANRYDFRRAALRVQLAEDELALAKAKSHPSLGAEWRYTWFDREPPTLDKEFWAAMVRLSVPLVEGGARLAEEEEKAISLQQARTAQLDLEKRIRLEVVEAFLGVGNQEAVLANAQQQVEAAAKSHEIVTARYDFGAATSLDYDQAYTALQAARNSLVTETYAYQLALLKLEKAIGLFGRDEVEALMAQQGETRP encoded by the coding sequence ATGAAGCGCAGTGATGCCATGCGGGTGTTGGTTACGCCAGCTTGCCTCATCGCCCTGGCCGTGCTCGTGCCGGCTGCTGGCCGCAGCCAGGCCCCGGCCGCCAGCCTGGCTCTGGAGCAGGCCCTCGTGCTGCCGGTGGCCGGCGGCGTCACCCTGATGCCGCCGGTGGTGCTGTCCCTGGAGGAGGCGTACCACCTGGCGGGGGCCAGCCACGAGCAGATCGTCATCGCCCGCCAGGAGCTGGACAAGAGCCGGCTCAAGCCGGACCAGGCCAGGAGCATCATGCTGCCCCACGCCAAGGTGGACGGCGACTACCGGCATCTGGACGATGACATGACCCGCACCACCCAGAGTCACCTGGCGGTGCCCGGACTGGGCATCGACCAGGACATCCTGGTCGGGCCGACCCTGGTGGCCCGGGAAGACCAGCTGTCCACCACCTTCTCGGTGCAGCAGGCCCTCTACCAGGGCGAGTATTTTCCTTTGCGCCGCGCCGCCGGCCACACCATCGACCACAGCCGGGAGGCCCTCCAGGAGACGGTCCAGGAGGTCCTGTTCAGCGTCGCCACCGTCTTCTACCGGTGCGTGACCGCCAAGGCCCTGGTGGCCACCGCTGGCCAGCTGCTGGATCTGGCCCGGAAGGACTTGGCGGTGGCCCAGACCAAGGTGCAGGCGGGCAAGCTCACCGAGGACGCGGCTTACCGGGCCCGGCTCAGCGTCACCCGCACCGAGGCCCAACGCCTGAGCGCCCAGCATCAGCTGGTCCTGGCCCGGGATCTCCTGGCCCGGCTGACCGGCCGGTCGACACCGGTGGCGGACGTGGTGGAGCCGGCGCCCCTCCTCCCCCGGGGGGATGACCTCGAAAGCCTCCTGGCCATCGCCCAGGCCAACCGCTACGATTTCCGCCGGGCAGCACTCCGGGTCCAGCTCGCCGAAGACGAGCTGGCCCTGGCCAAAGCGAAGAGCCACCCCTCCCTGGGCGCCGAGTGGCGCTACACCTGGTTCGACCGGGAGCCCCCCACCCTGGACAAGGAATTCTGGGCGGCCATGGTCCGGCTGTCCGTCCCCCTGGTCGAGGGCGGGGCCCGGCTGGCCGAGGAGGAGGAAAAGGCGATCAGCCTGCAACAGGCCCGGACAGCGCAACTCGATCTGGAAAAGCGCATCCGGCTGGAGGTGGTGGAGGCCTTCCTGGGGGTCGGCAACCAGGAGGCGGTTCTGGCCAACGCCCAGCAGCAGGTGGAGGCAGCGGCCAAGAGCCATGAGATCGTCACCGCCCGCTACGACTTCGGCGCCGCCACCTCCCTGGATTACGACCAGGCCTACACCGCCCTGCAGGCAGCCAGGAACAGCCTGGTCACCGAGACCTATGCGTACCAGCTGGCCCTCCTCAAGCTGGAGAAGGCCATCGGCCTGTTCGGCCGGGACGAGGTCGAGGCGCTCATGGCGCAGCAGGGCGAGACGCGGCCATGA
- a CDS encoding PHB depolymerase family esterase, whose product MRTALLTLLLILGAGGLQPPVLAVDGGRDPQRDGAMTIYPLAHGGRERTYGLYLPKGYDPGRPHALLLALHGGTGSARKWPPYTDNGFERLADQDQFLLVYPEGVDGQWNDRRGVQDFVAHRENVDDLGFLAALLDSLVARYPVDQDRIYVAGASNGGMMAHYVGSELGDRVAAMAAVIAAIPERLLPLLQPKAPLPVLMINGSDDPLVRWQGGVVRFAGRETGTVIPVEETVRFWLQHNGISQPPLVTELPDRDPADGTRVVQHLYSGGRDKSEVVLYQVQGGGHTWPAFHDPRGLLMRLVVDEMVGTKSRDIDACQLIWAFFKAHPKARPSRGDGSGQASSP is encoded by the coding sequence ATGAGGACGGCCCTTTTGACCCTCTTGCTGATTCTGGGCGCCGGGGGACTGCAGCCACCGGTCCTGGCCGTGGACGGCGGCCGGGATCCCCAGCGGGACGGGGCGATGACCATCTACCCGCTGGCCCACGGCGGCCGGGAGCGCACCTACGGCCTCTACCTGCCCAAAGGGTATGACCCGGGCCGGCCGCACGCCCTTCTCCTTGCCCTCCACGGCGGCACCGGCTCAGCCCGCAAATGGCCGCCCTATACAGACAACGGCTTCGAGCGCCTCGCCGACCAGGACCAGTTCCTGCTGGTGTATCCGGAGGGCGTGGACGGCCAGTGGAACGACCGGCGTGGGGTCCAGGATTTCGTGGCCCACCGGGAGAACGTGGACGATCTCGGCTTCCTGGCCGCCCTGCTGGACAGCCTGGTGGCCCGCTATCCGGTGGATCAGGACCGGATCTACGTGGCCGGCGCCTCCAACGGCGGCATGATGGCCCATTACGTGGGCTCGGAGCTGGGCGACCGGGTGGCGGCCATGGCGGCGGTCATCGCCGCCATCCCGGAGCGGCTTTTGCCCCTGCTCCAGCCGAAGGCGCCGCTGCCGGTGCTCATGATCAACGGCAGCGACGACCCTCTGGTGCGCTGGCAGGGCGGGGTGGTGCGCTTCGCCGGCCGGGAGACCGGTACGGTCATCCCGGTGGAGGAGACCGTCCGGTTCTGGCTGCAGCACAACGGCATCTCCCAGCCACCCCTGGTCACCGAGCTGCCGGACCGGGATCCGGCCGACGGCACCCGGGTGGTGCAACACCTTTACAGCGGCGGCCGGGACAAGAGCGAGGTGGTGCTGTACCAGGTGCAGGGCGGCGGCCATACCTGGCCCGCCTTCCACGATCCCCGCGGCCTTCTCATGCGGCTGGTTGTGGATGAAATGGTGGGCACCAAGAGCCGGGACATCGACGCCTGCCAGCTGATCTGGGCCTTTTTCAAGGCTCATCCCAAGGCTCGGCCGTCCCGGGGTGACGGCTCCGGGCAGGCTTCTTCCCCATAA